One Brassica napus cultivar Da-Ae chromosome C4, Da-Ae, whole genome shotgun sequence genomic region harbors:
- the LOC106435493 gene encoding uncharacterized protein LOC106435493 — MMSCVRRALFSREPRFEPPLSMMLITAVHADLLEDVICVFFNRGPRYNLLLAFPAVTEHADPEPPTLLVDNFGGEWVWDRLGLLKDPDLGSANYDTRRQDTGCESHCCGLCDDFSSDSFDDFKAHLDSPQHAVKMHEYLSYLAGRFYRVLENFESAVRLQESYLAKVEAKRREFVRWFGWDDSDDEDDTPKPQKSKRSSLTKPNLGKKFKAVLLCKASSLKKKATAKPKKPSKSKRLAIAEEAECSLPKNAATTMSS; from the exons ATGATGAGCTGTGTGCGCCGTGCTTTGTTTTCGAGAGAACCTCGTTTTGAACCTCCCTTGTCAATGATGCTCATAACTGCCGTCCATGCCGATCTATTGGAAGATGTCATTTGCGTGTTTTTTAATCGTGGCCCCCGTTACAATCTTCTGCTGGCTTTTCCAGCCGTTACCGAACATGCAGACCCAGAGCCTCCAACCCTACTAGTCGACAACTTTGGTGGAGAGTGGGTCTGGGATAGGCTTGGCTTACTGAAAG atccagatctagggtCTGCCAACTATGATACCAGAAGACAGGACACAGGCTGTGAATCGCATTGTTGCGGATTATGCGACGATTTTTCTTCCGACAGCTTTGATGATTTCAAAGCCCACCTCGACAGTCCCCAACATGCAGTTAAG ATGCATGAGTATCTTAGTTACCTTGCGGGGAGGTTTTATCGGGTCTTAGAAAATTTTGAGTCCGCCGTTAGGCTTCAAGAG TCTTATCTTGCAAAAGTGGAGGCAAAAAGGCGAGAGTTTGTAAGGTGGTTCGGCTGGGATGATtctgatgatgaggatgatacTCCCAAGCCTCAGAAG TCCAAAAGGAGCAGCTTGACGAAGCCTAACTtg GGGAAAAAATTCAAGGCCGTCCTTCTTTGCAAGGCTTCCTCTCTTAAGAAGAAGGCTACTGCCAAGCCCAAGAAGCCATCAAAG TCAAAAAGGTTGGCTATTGCAGAAGAAGCCGAGTGTTCCCTTCCAAAGAATGCTGCTACTACCATGTCCTCTTAA